CCGTGTGGCCCTTCTGTTTCCCAACCTAAGGACATTCCCATGTCAAAGCGATTGAACCTGATCACCGCTGGTACGCTTGCGCTGGCCCTGTCGCCCACTGCGTTCGCAGAGAAGCTGGAAATCACCGGCGAACTGATGGCAAGCACCTGCGCGGTGGATGCCACCGGCGGCACCATCACCGTGCCGATGGGCAAGGTGGATGTGGCGTGGGTGAATGGCGCTGAGCGTGCCGGCATGAAGAACTTCAGCATCGTGCTGGATTGCACCGGTGCCGGTGCCGCGCAGGACGTGGGGGTGCGCTTTGGCGGTACGCCCGATGGCAGCACCGGCAACCTAGCACTGACGGCGGCCTCCACCGCAAGCAACGTGGGCGTGGCGCTGTACGACGCTGCCGGCAACCACCAGAAGCTGGGCGACGATCCGCTGCAGTGGGTGAACATCCCGGCCGCCGGCAAGGGCCAGCTGGACTACACCGCCTGGTACTCCTCGCCCGGCAAGGATGCGAAGGCCGGCACCGCCAACGCATCCGGCGATTTCGTGGTGCTTTACAAGTAAGCCCCCGCGCGCCGCCGCGGCGGCGCGTTCATTACCCGAGAATGATCGAATGAAGATCCGTGCAATGACGTGGACAACCGCGCTGCTGGCTGGCGCACTGGCGCTGCCGGCATCGGCAGCGGTGACGCTGCAGGGCACGCGTATCGTGCACGACGCCGCGCAGGGCCGGGATGTCACGGTGAAGGCCACCAACGGCGGCGAGCAGGCGGCCATGGTGCAGGTCTGGATCGATGATGGCGACAGCCATGCCCGCCCGGAGAATGTGCGTACGCCGTTCCGGCTGACGCCCGCCGAGCCGCGCCTGCTGCAGGCGCATCAGGGCCAGGCCTACCGCGTGACCTATGCACCGCGGCCTTCGGAACAGCCGCTGCCAACCGATCGCGAATCGGTGTTCTATTTCAATCTGCTGGATATTCCTCCCAAGCCCAGCGACGCCGCCGGCAAGAACCTGCTGCAGTTTGCCGTGCGCACGCGGGTGAAGCTGTTCCATCGGCCGGCGGGGTTGCCGGGCAGCGCCCGCGAGGCGGCGGGCCAGCTGCAGTGGCGTGCTGAGGGTAATGCGCTTCAGGTGAGCAACCCCAGCGCCTACCACGTGACGCTGAGCACGCTGACGCTGCCGGATGGCCGCACGCTGGAAGTGGACATGATCGCACCGGGGGGACAGGCCATGCTGCCGCTGCCGGCCGGTGCGGGCACCCCCGCGACGGTCGCGTTCCAGTGGCTGGACGATTACGGCACCCCGCGCGATGCGGAAGCGAAGGTGGCCGCGCCGTAGATCCACGCCGTTGCGCCCCCCCTGCGCGAACGGCCGCCGGGCATGGCCCGGCGCTACCGGGGCGTGCACTTTCGTCGTGGAGGGGGTCAGAGCCCTTTGCGCAGCAAAGAGGTCTGACCCCTTCGGCTGTTACGCCGAGGCGTAGCGCACGGCGGTGCCGATCCAGCGCTGCACCACGCGGTCGGCCAGCGCGGGTTGCTGGGCCAGCAGGCGCTCGGCCAGATCGTGCACGCCGGGCAGCAGGCCAGCGTCGCGGGCCAGATCGGCAATGCGGAAGCCAGCCAGGCCGGTCTGGCGCGTGCCCAGCAGTTCGCCGGGGCCGCGCAGTTCCAGATCCTTTTCGGCAATGACGAAACCATCGTTGGTTTCGCGCATGGTCTGCAGGCGTTCGCGTGCCATCTGCGAGAGCGGGGCCTGATACAGCAGCACGCAGCGCGACACCGCCGAACCACGACCGACGCGGCCGCGCAGCTGGTGCAGCTGGGCCAGGCCAAGGCGCTCGGCATTCTCGATCACCATCAGCGAGGCATTCGGTACGTCCACGCCCACTTCGATGACGGTGGTCGCCACCAGCAGATCGATCTCGCCGGCCTTGAACGCCACCATCGTGGCCTGCTTTTCCGCGGCTTTCAGGCGGCCATGCACCAGCCCCACGCGCACGCCGGGCAGCAGCGCCTGCAGCGATTCGTAGGTGGCCTGCGCCGGCGTGGCATCCAGCTCTTCGCTTTCCTCGATGAGCGTGCACACCCAGTACACCTGCCGCCCTTCCTGGCAGGCCAGGGCGATGCGTTCGATCAGCTCCGGGCGACGGTCGTTGTTCAATGCCACGGTCTGCACCGGCGTACGCCCCGGCGGCAGTTCGTCGATGGCCGAGACATCCAGGTCTGCGTACTCGGACATCGCCAGCGTGCGCGGAATCGGTGTAGCGGTCATCACCAGCTGGTGCGGCACACTGTTTGCGCCTGCCCCCTTGTCGCGCAGGGCAAGCCGCTGGTGCACGCCGAAGCGGTGCTGCTCGTCGACGATGGCCAGGGCCAGGTCCTGGAACACCACCGCGTCCTGCATCAGCGCGTGGGTGCCGACCACCACCTGCGCTTCGCCAGTGGCGACCTGTTCCATCACCTTGGCGCGCGCCTTGCCGGTGACCTTGCCGGCCAACCACGCAATGCGCACGCCGAGCGGTTCCAGCCAGCCACGCAGGTTGTTGAGGTGCTGCTCGGCCAGCAGCTCGGTGGGTGCGGCCAATGCGACCTGCTTGCCCTGCTCCACCGCCAGCATCGCCGCCAGCGCGGCGACCACGGTCTTGCCGGAGCCGACATCGCCCTGCACCAGCCGCAGCATCGGGCTGGGGCGCGACAGGTCTTCGCGGATCTGCTTGAACACGCGCGCCTGTGCGCCGGTCAGTGCGAACGGCAACTGCTTCAGCAGCGCCTTGGCCAGCTTGCCCGGACCCGCCAGCGGCGGTGCATGGTGTGCCTGCAACGCGATGCGCTGGCGACGCAGGCTGAGGTGGTGGGCCAGCAGTTCTTCCATCGCCAGGCGGCGCTGGGCCGGATGGGTGCCGGCGGCCAGCGCGGCCAGATCGGCATCCGGCGGCGGCCGGTGCACGGTCAGCAGCGCGCTGCGCAGCGACGGGAGGCCGAGGCCATCGAGCCAGCCACTGGGCAGCAGTTCCAGCGTGCTTTCCTCGGGCAGGCGGTCCAGCGCCTGGCCGATCAGCTTGCGCATCGTCATCGGGCCCACGCCTTCGACGGTGGGATACACCGGGTCGAGGCGGTCGCCGAGTTCGGGATCGTCGTTGCGGCCCAGCACTTGGTAGCTGGGGTGGACGATTTCCAGGCCAAGGTGGCCGGGCTTGGGCGTGCCGAAGCAGCGCAGCCGGTTGCCGACCGCGAACTGGCCGACCTGCTGCTGGCGGAAATGGAAGAAGCGCAGCACCAGGGTGCCCTGCCCTTCGTCTTCCACCGCCACTTTCAGCATCGGCCGGTAGCGCATGCCGCGCTCGACCGCGACCACCCGCCCCTCCACCTGCGCCGGCACGCCGTTGCGCAGGTCTTCGATGCGGGTCAGCCGGGTGCGGTCTTCATAGCGCAGCGGCAGGTGAAGCCAGAGATCCTGCAGGGTGGCCAGACCACGCGCCTGCAGTTTGGCGGCCACGGCCGGACCGACGCCAGCGAGCATCGCCAGGGATGCTTCGCCGGACGGTGACAGGACCGGGGTGACCGCCGCCTTGCGTGCCACGTTGCGGTCAGTCGATGACCATCACCGCGTCGACCTCGAAGTTGGCGCCCTTCGGCAGGCCGGAGACTTCGATGGTGGAACGGGCCGGGTACGGGGCCTGGAAGTAGTCCTGCATGACCGCGTTGACCTTGGCGAACTCGCCCAGATCGGTCAGGTACAGGC
This genomic interval from Stenotrophomonas sp. 57 contains the following:
- a CDS encoding fimbrial protein; the encoded protein is MSKRLNLITAGTLALALSPTAFAEKLEITGELMASTCAVDATGGTITVPMGKVDVAWVNGAERAGMKNFSIVLDCTGAGAAQDVGVRFGGTPDGSTGNLALTAASTASNVGVALYDAAGNHQKLGDDPLQWVNIPAAGKGQLDYTAWYSSPGKDAKAGTANASGDFVVLYK
- a CDS encoding fimbria/pilus periplasmic chaperone; this encodes MTWTTALLAGALALPASAAVTLQGTRIVHDAAQGRDVTVKATNGGEQAAMVQVWIDDGDSHARPENVRTPFRLTPAEPRLLQAHQGQAYRVTYAPRPSEQPLPTDRESVFYFNLLDIPPKPSDAAGKNLLQFAVRTRVKLFHRPAGLPGSAREAAGQLQWRAEGNALQVSNPSAYHVTLSTLTLPDGRTLEVDMIAPGGQAMLPLPAGAGTPATVAFQWLDDYGTPRDAEAKVAAP
- the recG gene encoding ATP-dependent DNA helicase RecG: MARKAAVTPVLSPSGEASLAMLAGVGPAVAAKLQARGLATLQDLWLHLPLRYEDRTRLTRIEDLRNGVPAQVEGRVVAVERGMRYRPMLKVAVEDEGQGTLVLRFFHFRQQQVGQFAVGNRLRCFGTPKPGHLGLEIVHPSYQVLGRNDDPELGDRLDPVYPTVEGVGPMTMRKLIGQALDRLPEESTLELLPSGWLDGLGLPSLRSALLTVHRPPPDADLAALAAGTHPAQRRLAMEELLAHHLSLRRQRIALQAHHAPPLAGPGKLAKALLKQLPFALTGAQARVFKQIREDLSRPSPMLRLVQGDVGSGKTVVAALAAMLAVEQGKQVALAAPTELLAEQHLNNLRGWLEPLGVRIAWLAGKVTGKARAKVMEQVATGEAQVVVGTHALMQDAVVFQDLALAIVDEQHRFGVHQRLALRDKGAGANSVPHQLVMTATPIPRTLAMSEYADLDVSAIDELPPGRTPVQTVALNNDRRPELIERIALACQEGRQVYWVCTLIEESEELDATPAQATYESLQALLPGVRVGLVHGRLKAAEKQATMVAFKAGEIDLLVATTVIEVGVDVPNASLMVIENAERLGLAQLHQLRGRVGRGSAVSRCVLLYQAPLSQMARERLQTMRETNDGFVIAEKDLELRGPGELLGTRQTGLAGFRIADLARDAGLLPGVHDLAERLLAQQPALADRVVQRWIGTAVRYASA